The DNA sequence ctgacgatctcgtacaacgctgtgtactacacattcacagaacagagcaaactaaccagaatagaaagagtgggaggccccggtgcacaactgagcaagaggacaagtacattagagtgtctagtttgagaaatggatgcctcgcaagtcctcaactggcaacttcattaaatagtacccgcaaaacgtCAGTCTCAACTGGTTGTAtggctgtagtctcacctgtataCACTGGTTGTAtggctgtagtctcacctgtataCACTGGTTGTTGCTGTCAGCCACTACGATACGTCCGTTGCTGGAGGTGGAGATTCCCTGGAGGTTTGTAAACTCTGctttatctctccctctagtTCCTGTCAAACCATCACACATCCAGTTAGAACACAGTCAAACCATCACACATCCAGTAAGAACACAGTCAAACCATCACACATCCAGTTAGAACACAGAGTCAAACCATCACACATCCAGTTAGAACACAGTCAAACCATCACACATCCAGTTAGAACACAGTCAAACCATCACACATCCAGTTAGAACACAGAGTCAAACCATCACACATCCAGTTAGAACAGAGTCAAACCATCACACATCCAGTTAGAACACAGAGTCAAACCATCACACATCCAGTTAGAACACAGAGTCAAACCATCACACATCCAGTTAGAACACAGAGTCAAACCATCACACATCCAGTTAGAACACAGAGTCAAACCATCACACATCCAGTTAGAACAGAGTCAAACCATCACACATCCAGTTAGAACACAGAGTCAAACCATCACACATCCAGTTAGAACACAGTCAAACCATCACACATCCAGTAAGAACACAGTCAAACCATCACACATCCAGTTAGAACACAGAGTCAAACCATCACACATCCAGTTAGAACACAGTCTCAAACCATCACACATCCAGTAAGAACACAGTCTGTGTCCATGGAAACGAGGGCTAAATAGCAGAGTCACGAGTTATCACAGAGAGAACTCAAAAGATCTTCATCGGTAAGATTGCTGAGAGCAGTGAAACAAATTGTATTTTCCTACTTTTCCCACAGCATTGTCTGTACCCTGCAGCCTGCACTGAGAAAACTAAGATAACTATTATCCAACTTGATCACTACATGGTTGTCTTACTTTAGTCTTATTGTACCTACTACAGTTGCAGGCACTGCCTCTGGATACGAGTGTCTTGATGAATGTCTTCATCAGTAACGCTGCTTTAAAAAACTATGGGAGCATTGAACCAATGTGTGAGTATTCCCTTTTCCCCATGGCCTGTTTTGTACCATGCAGGCTTTTAAACTGATTGTCAAAGACAGTAGCAAAGAAAGctgtttttgaaaatgtttttacctGTAATTTGCAATCGTGACTTGTGATTGTTTTAGCTACTatagttaaatccactttaaagtCCTAGGATAAGATAACCACCTAAATAACTAAAAATGGAAATATAAGCAGCTGTACCACATAGTTAAACTAATATTAATTTACTATTACATGTCTCTGATCTGCACCTACCGACTCTGTAGATGAGTTCATCCTCGATGGGGTTCTCCTTCTTCTTGGTGGTGCTGTACATACTTGAGGGTCTCCTCACAGCCTTCTGTCTGATGTGGCCCCCCGTCCCACTAGGactcttcaccctcctcttcaCATCGTCTGGAGATTGCAGAACGTCTGAGGGCTTGACCGCACGCAGACGGAACGGACTGCCCCTGACCGGCTGGTcgtataggaggagagagaaggagaactcCCCCTCAGAGCGCATGGTATAGCCCACCTGCAGAATATTTTGGAACAGACCCTTATCAGGCACCTCCAGGGGAATAAAGTCTTAGACAGTACAGCTGCATACAAAATAAAACACTGTACATTAAACACTTGACAATACATACATTGGATAGATTACATACATTAGATTACACAACACATATATTGCAAGTTATGATGTCATATACGAAGTACAGTTATCCTCACCTCATACGTCCCATTCTTATTATCCACCACCTCCGTCTCCGTGGTTACCGCCCCGTCCACCGACATAATCTCGGCCCGCAGCGCCGCGTTGCCTGTCTTTACCAGCTCGCTGTCCTTATCCTTGGTCGTCACTGTGACGCTGGTGTGCTGGCCAACCAGTGTGTGGCGTAGTCCCTCTCCCGTGGCGACGGAGGTGTGGCCAATGGCTCCCGTGGTGATGAGCACGCCCAGGTTCTGGATAGAACGACGAAGACCCTCTGTCTCCACCTGGCAGTCAAGATGGCCATTCTCATGGGGCTGGGAGGGGGAAAGGGTAGGTTTGTTAAgttgatcaaatcaaactttatttgccacatgcgccgaatacaacaagtgtagactttaccgtgaaatgattTACTtaaaaagcccttaaccaacagtgcagttcaagaagaagataatatttaccaagtaggctaaaataaaaagtattaataaaaagtaacacaataacaataatgaggctatatacagggggcatcggtacagagtcagtgtgcgggggtacaggctagttgaggtaatctgtacatgtaggtgggggcgaagtgactatgcatagataacaaccaaactgcgagtagcagcagtgtacaagagaggggggggggggggggggggggggtcaatgtaaattgtcctgtggcgattttatgaattgttcagcagtctaatggcttgggggtaaaagctgttgaggcttttggtcctagacttggcgctccggtaccgcttgctgtgcggtagcagagaaaacagtctataacttgggtgactgtagtctctgacaattttatgggctttcctctgacaccacctattataggccctggatgtcaggaagcttggccccagtgatgtactgggccattcgcactaccctctgtagcgccttacggtcagatgttgagcagttgccgtaccaggtgatgcaactggtcaggatgctctcgatggtgcagctgtagaaccttttgaggatctggggacccatgccaaatattttcagtctcctgagggggaaaggttttgacgtgccctcttcacgactgtcttggtgtgtttggaccatgatagttcgttggtgatgtggacaccaaggaacttgaaactatcgtcctgctccactacagcctcgtcgatgttaatgggggcctgtccggccctccttttcttgtagttcacgatcagctcctttgtcttgcacaTATTGAGGGAGGggtttttgtcctggcaccacactgccaggtctctgatctcctccctataggccgtctcatggTTGTTGGTGATAAGGCCTATCAAtgctgtgtcatcagcaaacttaatgatggtgttggagttgtgtttggccatgcagtcttgggtgaacagggaatacaggaggggactaagtacacacccctgaggggtcccagtgttaaggatcagcatggcagacatgttgttgcctactcttaccacctggaggGGACCCATCAGCATCCTTATGGCTTTGTCCCGAATGGCAACCTATTCTATATGTACTGTAgtgcacttttgaccagggcccattgggaacGTAGCCTTTATCATCATTGTATACGTATATATGTGAAACTAGCGTCTCCACCAACCTGTTCTGGGTAGGTGTGTCGGGCCAGGGCGCTGACCCTCTCCCCCATCTGTTTCTGGACCAGCAGAACCTCTGTAGCACTGCCATGGCTCAGAGCCTGCTCCGTAAAACTACTGCAGCTCTGGATGTTGTCCTTACcctgcaggagagaggagagttgggcCTGGAGcacctacagacagagagaagaggagggatgttaagagagggaggagaggagagagaaatagttggagggaggagaaagggataATAAGAgtcagggaggagacagggatagtaagagtcagggaggagacagggatagtaagagtcagggaggagacagggatagtaagagtcagggaggagacagggatagtaagagtcagggaggagacagggatagtaagagacagggaggagacagggatagtaagagtcagggaggagaggagaccgggaggagagagggatagtaagaggagtcagggaggagacagggatagtaagagacagggaggagacagggatagtaagagacagggaggagaggagaccggGAGGAGTGAGGGATAGTAAGAgtcagggaggagacagggatagtaagagacagggaggagaggagaccggGAGGAGTGAGGGATAGTAAGAgtaagggaggagacagggatagtaagagacagggaggagaggagaccggGAGGAGTGAGGGATAGTAAgagtcagggaggagaggagagagagaatggtagtTAGGTAGTCAGAAACAatgtgaagagagggagaaaaaggaggtaagaccgagagagagatagTCATCCACAGGTAGTTCTTCATAGACCAtcactgtgtcccaaatgtccccctattccctatatagtgccctacttttgaccagagccttatgggccctggtcataaaTTGTGCACTGAATaggatatagggtgccatttgggacagcaaATCTAATCCAGTTGCAGGTACCTTCTGCTTGGTGCAGCAGATGTTCTCCAGGTCAGTGATGAGGGTGGTCTTCCTGAGGTGTAGCGCCCTCTCTAGCTCCTCAAAGGTACTGCTGATCTCTGTCACCGCCTCGTTCTTCCTGTCAGTCAGCTGCTTGGAGATCTCCCCTACCAGCTCTATAGCAGCCCTCAGCTGGGGCAGCCTGGGACAGGAAGAGGAAACAGTATACGGTCACTACCTCACACAGTCCAATCAAGTCTAACCAACGAGCATGAACAGAGGAACTGACTAAATGTGTGTGCAATTTCTATCGATCTTCATGAGAAGCTGAAACCAGAGACTGGAAAACTGCACTCCGGTCATTTATCATTGCACTTACCAAGACTTATCCAGTGTGTACACGGTCAATGTACTCAGAATAGGGCTTTAACCATCCTAATACCGTCCCTCAATacagacagagtagtatagaCCGTCCCTCATTACAGACAGAGCAGTATAGACCGTCCCTCATTACAGACAGAGCAGTATAGACTGTCCCTCATTACAGACAGAGCAGTATAGACTGTCCCTCATTACAGACAGAGCAGTATAGACTGTCCCTCATTACAGACAGAGCAGTATAGACTGTCCCTCATTACAGACAGAGCAGTATAGACTGTCCCTCATTACAGACAGAGCAGTATAGACTGTCCCTTACGGGCAGAGCAGTATAGACCGTCCCTCATTACGGCCAGAGCAGTATAGCCTGTCCCTCATTACGGGCAGAGCAGTATAGCCTGTCCCTCATTACAGACAGAGCAGTATAGACCGTCCCTCATTACGGGCAGAGCAGTATAGACCGTCCCTCATTACGGGCAGAGCAGTATAGACCGTCCCTCATTACAGTCAGAGCAGTATAGACCGTCCCTCATTACAGACAGAGCAGTATAGACTGTCCCTCATTACAGACAGAGCAGTATAGACTGTCCCTCATTACAGACAGAGCAGTATAGACCGTCCCTCATTACGGGCAGAGCAGTATAGACCGGTTTACCATCCAGTACCTGTTGCGTATGGCATCCAGCTGGGTCTTCAGGGCTGCTTTCTGTTGCTCCAAGACATCTCTCAGAGGGACAGTCACATGTTCCCTGTGCTCTCCCTCAGTACACTCCAAACACATGGCAGTCTCACACGACTCGCAGTAGAACTCCATCACCTACAGGGGGCGCAGGGGAGCAACACACAGCACAACTCAAAACACATGATGACTCACCATAGACCAGGCAGGTTCATACAGTGACAAGGTCAAACATGGATATGTTTTCTCAATGTTTGGGGGCTTGTAAATGTGATTTAGCTAGTCAATGGTACATATCCACAAAGCGACTCAAAGTAGGAGTGATGATCTAGGATCCgattagccttttagatcataatgaatgagattatatggacagatcctagaccAGTACTCTTACTCGTCCCAGATCTAAAATCAGTTGTGTTCACTCTATCAGTCATTGACACCAATGTATCATCAATTAGATGCCAGACTGAAGCCTACCTTTCCCGCTTTGTTGAGGCAGGAGAGTTGCAGCAGCGGGGTAGTAGAGGGGTAGATGGGACAGTAGAGGGGTAATAGAAGCCTACCTTTCCCGCTTTGTTGGGGCAGGAGAGTTGCAGCAGCGGGGTAGTAGAGGGGTAGATGGGGCAGTAGAGGGGTAATAGAAGCCTACCTTTCCCGCTTTGTTGGGGCAGGAGAGTTGCAGCAGCGGGGTAGTAGAGGGGTAGATGGGGCAGTAGAGGGGTAATAGAAGCCTACCTTGCCCTCGTGGTTGGGGCAGGAGAGCGGCTGGCAGCGGGGTAGTAGAGGGGTAGATGGGGCAGTAGAGGGGTAATAGAAGCCTACCTTGCCCTCGTGGTTGGGGCAGGAGAGCGGCTGGCAGGCGGCAGCTGCACTGACTGACTCCAGCACACTACAGGCCTCTGGAGGAGAACACTCTGGGTCCCTCTGCAGCACCTCCATCAGGTTGGTTATGAAGAAGTTGTTCTGTAGCGCGGCCACGCCCTTCTCTGGCAGGATGGACGTCTGACGACACACGGGACACGATAGTGTCAGGGACTGAGGGGGGATGTAGTTCTGTAGGCATCTGGAAAAGACAGGAGAGAACAACAGGGATGGCTTGTTATAAACCATGTCAAGTTGATGGTTATGGCTCATTACATTTAGACAAATGTCAACCCTTTCAACAATTGCCGCCAATACAAAGGGTCAAGTCAAGGATCTACAACAGTGCAGCCTACTACAGGCAGTGCATGCAATATGTCTGCTCAGTAGGCCAGTAGCCTTTCCTGAAGATGATGTGAACAGAACAGACAGGGCAGAGGACAGTGCAGACGTCAGCGAGCTGTGTCAGGCAATACAGAGAGCGCAGAGCTCGCGCAGGCAAATGAGGGCATTCCTGTCAAGTGAGGGTAGCAGGGATGGAAAGAGCTGCTAGCTGGCAacatcactgtggactgtgccatctcttctgttctcccttctctttcctctcttcctccacatctctccgtctctccacgTCTTTCCGTCTTCCCCCTGTGAATATCTGGTGAGATGGGTGAAACAGCAGTACTGTGGCACCCTCAGGAGAATGCACCCTGCTCCTCCTCCACCAGGCCTGGAGAGGCTGCCTGTCACTTTAAGTCACAGGGAAGCCAAGCTGCTTAGGAGATCCCTGGCATACAGTACCAGGACCCTCTCATGACTTTATGCCGTAACACATATTTGACTCTCATGACTTTATGCCGTAACACATATTTGACTCTCTCATGACTTTATGGCGTAACACATATTTGACTCTCATGACTTTATGgcgtaacatactgtatatatacatacatatacatatacatatacatatacatacatatatatatacatatatatatatatacatatatatacatatacatatacatatacatatacatacacatatatatatattatacacatatatatatatataatatatatatatgtgtataatatatatatatatgtgtataatatatatatatgtgtatgtatatgtatatgtatatgtatatatacatatacacatatatatacatatacatatacatatacatacacatatatatatattatacacatatatatatatataatatatatatatatatatatatattatacacatatatatatatatatataatatatatatatatatatatattatacacatatatatatatatatatatatatattatatatatatatatatattatacacatatatatatatatatataatatatatatatatatatatattatacacatatatatatatatatatatatatatatatatatacatacacacacacacacacacatacatatacatatatacagtggggcaaaaaagtatttagtcagacaccaattgtgcaagttctcccacttaaaaagatgagaggcctgtaattttcatcataggtacacttcaactatgacagacaaaatgagaaaaacaaatccagaaaatcacattgtaggattttttatgaatttatttgcaaattatggtggaaaaataagtatttggtcacctacaaacaagcaagatttctggctctcacagacctgtaacttcttctttaagaggctcctctgtcctccactcattatctgtattaatggcacctgtttgaacttgttatcagtataaaagacacctgtccacaacctcaaacagtcacacttcaaactccactatggccaagaccaaagagctttcaaaggacaccagaaacaaaattgtagacctgcaccaggctgggaagactgcatctgcaataggtaagcagcttggtttgaagaaatcaactgtgggagcaattattaggaaatggaagacatacaagaccactgataatctccctcgatctggggctccacgcaagatctcaccccgtggggtcaaaatgatcacaagaacggtgagcaaaaatcccagaaccacacggggggacctagtgaatgacctgcagagagctgggaccaaagtaacaaagcctaccatcagcaagggcattgaagatgaaacgcggctgggtctttcagcatgacaatgatcccaaacacaccgcccgggcaacgaaggagtggcttcgcaagaagcatttcaaggtcctggagtggcctagccagtctccagatctcaaccccatagaaaatctttggagggagttgaaagtccgtgttgcccagcaacagccccaaaacatcactgctctagaggagatctgcatggaggaatgggccaaaataccagcaatagtgtgtgaaaaccttgtgaagacttacagaaaacgtttgccctctgtcattgccaacaaagggtatataacaagtattgagataaacttttgttattgaccaaatacttattttccaccataatttgcaaataaattcattaaaaatcctacaatgtgattttctggattttttctcatttttcttctcttctcatttagtctatcatagttgaagtgtacctatgatgaaaattacaggcctctctcatctttttaagtgggagaacttgcactattggtggctgactaaatatttttttgccccactgtacatacacacacacacacacacacacacacgacacctGTCTGAGTGGATTAGTCTATCACTCTATGACATGTGCTACAgtaattgtatatggttatattacatAAGAACAATAGTGCAACACTAATAAGCataatattattttataacaaatgctctttcttggtgttgagaacaatgtggcggaggcagcagcagaatgaggagatgagaaaacagcccttgccttattgtctaagaaaagtgaggagagaggaaacaccaacataattAGGTCTATAATTAATAGCCTAACAGTTAAATGTGCCTGGttttataaatcatccatatatatctccagaaataagacagatcctgcttctgttgcctgtttgagttAATTGAGCTACTGATTCCGTGAGCGCCAAGCCCCACGCAAAGGCATGTCAAGTATACGATTTCACAAATTTGGCTGTTTTAATAAATCTCCTTCTTAATGTTATTATTACTATCATTATTATGACCATCATTATAATAagtaatgtcattatcattagtaggcttagtatagcagccttcTAATTTAGTATTAACACAGTAACTTACTTAAGTATTGAAATATAGGTCTATACAGGCTACTATATCAATCAATTATTCATTCATGGTCATCACATAACATAAgagtcattcatgatttgaaatgcaatcaagcattttagttttaaaataatTTAAAGCGAGCCTTGAATAATTAGCTCAAACAATAAATAAACTGTTCCATTTTGGAAATTGCATTCACGAATGAATGTGACTGTTTTTAGTCTTGGCTATAATAGTCTTAATAAAAAgtcataataaaaaaaacattacaacaaaGTCTCTGGTACACTTATTATGTACTTAGTGTTGCTAACATTGTTCCAAAGCAGCACTatcagtagatatctcagataggggtgagtgaggcctaagagggttttataaataagcatcaaccagtgggtcttgcgacgggtatacagagatgaccagtttacagatgagtatagagtgcagtgatgtgtcctataaagagcgttggtggcaaatctgatggccgaatggtaaagaacatatAGCCCCTCGAGAGCCCCCTTA is a window from the Oncorhynchus mykiss isolate Arlee chromosome 24, USDA_OmykA_1.1, whole genome shotgun sequence genome containing:
- the LOC110503833 gene encoding tripartite motif-containing protein 3 isoform X1, with amino-acid sequence MSVAMAKRETGSTSPVVRQIDKQFLVCSICLDHYHNPKVLPCLHTFCEKCLQNYIPPQSLTLSCPVCRQTSILPEKGVAALQNNFFITNLMEVLQRDPECSPPEACSVLESVSAAAACQPLSCPNHEGKVMEFYCESCETAMCLECTEGEHREHVTVPLRDVLEQQKAALKTQLDAIRNRLPQLRAAIELVGEISKQLTDRKNEAVTEISSTFEELERALHLRKTTLITDLENICCTKQKVLQAQLSSLLQGKDNIQSCSSFTEQALSHGSATEVLLVQKQMGERVSALARHTYPEQPHENGHLDCQVETEGLRRSIQNLGVLITTGAIGHTSVATGEGLRHTLVGQHTSVTVTTKDKDSELVKTGNAALRAEIMSVDGAVTTETEVVDNKNGTYEVGYTMRSEGEFSFSLLLYDQPVRGSPFRLRAVKPSDVLQSPDDVKRRVKSPSGTGGHIRQKAVRRPSSMYSTTKKKENPIEDELIYRVGTRGRDKAEFTNLQGISTSSNGRIVVADSNNQCIQVFSNDGAFKLRFGVRGRSPGQLQRPTGVTVDMNGDIIVADYDNRWVSIFSSDGKFKSKIGAGRLMGPKGVAVDRNGHIITVDNKACCVFIFQANGKLVTKFGARGTSDRQFTEKSGTNISLEPKLSKSGPAFSPHFVAINNKNEIVVTDFHNHSVKVYSADGEFLFKFGSHGEGNGQFNAPTGVAVDANGNIIVADWGNSRIQVFDSSGSFLSYINTTADPLYGPQGLSLTSDGHVAVADSGNHCFKVYRYLQ
- the LOC110503833 gene encoding tripartite motif-containing protein 3 isoform X2; translation: MEFYCESCETAMCLECTEGEHREHVTVPLRDVLEQQKAALKTQLDAIRNRLPQLRAAIELVGEISKQLTDRKNEAVTEISSTFEELERALHLRKTTLITDLENICCTKQKVLQAQLSSLLQGKDNIQSCSSFTEQALSHGSATEVLLVQKQMGERVSALARHTYPEQPHENGHLDCQVETEGLRRSIQNLGVLITTGAIGHTSVATGEGLRHTLVGQHTSVTVTTKDKDSELVKTGNAALRAEIMSVDGAVTTETEVVDNKNGTYEVGYTMRSEGEFSFSLLLYDQPVRGSPFRLRAVKPSDVLQSPDDVKRRVKSPSGTGGHIRQKAVRRPSSMYSTTKKKENPIEDELIYRVGTRGRDKAEFTNLQGISTSSNGRIVVADSNNQCIQVFSNDGAFKLRFGVRGRSPGQLQRPTGVTVDMNGDIIVADYDNRWVSIFSSDGKFKSKIGAGRLMGPKGVAVDRNGHIITVDNKACCVFIFQANGKLVTKFGARGTSDRQFTEKSGTNISLEPKLSKSGPAFSPHFVAINNKNEIVVTDFHNHSVKVYSADGEFLFKFGSHGEGNGQFNAPTGVAVDANGNIIVADWGNSRIQVFDSSGSFLSYINTTADPLYGPQGLSLTSDGHVAVADSGNHCFKVYRYLQ